In a single window of the Nicotiana tomentosiformis chromosome 10, ASM39032v3, whole genome shotgun sequence genome:
- the LOC104105361 gene encoding putative late blight resistance protein homolog R1A-4 isoform X2, whose protein sequence is MEALHEIGTICSHMNDQAGETSDTIGMISKLLNMIQLENIAERIKASKPSRSSSLIIIEMVGSVVALLDCFGIILCLLLLKHHNAPSTFVLQKKLSYLKAFVTLAAKRCIEHERMKDLFTHAEDVAYSALHLCFFVAAYNMEEDDDLQARVLDCEFSKLRERISPFRPELRQIYLSLLIGSKSSQSETTMSVNFISDFVYGLKEDLEELLSRDASLKVTFDDRIPWLQQGLSYLFRFLLDIVSERIPLGEFNSLQPHIEALAIEAAIVIYSSCYNEDMDLKTTEIDHVLFLLQLKFNHVTVDVHLIKLLNSEAAIIAPLGNLIDYVREELALLGTFLMVLLDQCKEQPKITDFLTLIQSVTDQAWSVVDSLSHYSMQEDLAWKINRLHFELLLKFKFIRAASRQMCLDISASSTLNHPTINLLNFLPLNFEVIDTYFSMLKSSKAPSSQSPKMDEILMGFREYILDTLLLKDETYLTFTVANKIKKYYYGLLLLVMYLVDPPVQSIGCMKQNDFLTGFGTTAIDAESAICLIYEDAVDNNKSRKVNLVLQFLTLTLKLIKSEGRLMDLLKHKATLKAEILDLIESAHEEHIFLRAFLMDVLTQHTELNELHDLLMHAEGTAHKLGQIIGSCYESFKDGSSTQKMSFSLSDSLQEIESVKVEFRKICFHLLDTSPCNMTDGEGLINFLLNHQDMFLNYDACSISFLKNQILVVKDKSEHLGSFLADIVQYRDMHQELKDLMKRVLDIKYVCFFPVKGHRPTWYYMLYTSDVKQLLKYIDVEVKTICLKVPYSLGYSFPKTNELGFVNCFLGKLEDLLRSKLDSVIDLKRQIESVQEGLLCLRSLTDHLVESLDERYERCGLITSVTEMAYMAEYVIDSCLACSHPLWYKVLWISEVAENIKLEYQVVSETCGRNKIDVTMHKVAKSPINLTPSLSANTPRTNEEMEGFQEAMDKIKKQLLGGSSQLDIISIVGMAGIGKTTLAEKIYHDLIVTSHFDVHGKCRVTQVYSWKELLLTILSDVLHPADRSEKEDSELATELRQVLLTKRFLILIDDVWDKTAWDNLYMCFRDAHSGSRIILTTRLTEIANYAKCQSNPHHLRLFRDDESWTLLQEEVFQGESCPPELVDVGSRISKCCGGLPLFIVIVAGVLKEKENKQDMWKEVEKTLGSHNSGSSEESMSLIGFSYKNLPQHLKPCFLYFGGFLKGKDIHASKLTRLWQAEGFVQANKEKRTEDAAQYFFEDLISRNLIIAMEKRPNDKVKKCRIHDLLHNFCLEKAKQENFLNQINRREDILPEKPEDYRLFIHSYQDEIDLWRPCRSNARSLQFKVTDPDNLLWPRDISFIFESFKLVKVLDLDSLNIGGTFPSEVQFLIHLRYFAVQTDANSIPSFIAKLWNLETFVVRGLGGEVILPYSLLKMVKLRHILVKRRVSFSLHENMRESLSNCQLNDLETFSTPRLSYGEEAEMILRQMPNLRKLSCIFSGTFGYSDKVKGRCVLFPRLEFLIHLESLKLVSNSYPAKLPHEFSFPSKLRELTLSKFRLPWSAISTIGELPNLEILNLLFRDFEGNQWEVKDSEFPKLKYLNLDNINISQWSVYDDAFPMIEHLVLTKCERLEEIPSHFGDAISLKSIEVNRCCWSVAKSAVEIRTTHHDTMGNNALTVTIQPPH, encoded by the exons ATGGAGGCTCTTCATGAAATTGGTACAATATGTTCTCACATGAATGATCAAGCTGGCGAGACAAGTGACACCATTGGAATGATTTCAAAGTTGCTGAACATGATTCAACTGGAGAATATTGCTGAACGAATTAAAGCTTCAAAGCCATCAAGATCATCTAGCCTAATCATAATCGAAATGGTGGGGTCTGTCGTAGCTTTGCTTGATTGTTTTGGTATTATACTGTGCTTACTTCTTTTAAAGCATCATAATGCTCCTTCCACATTTGTGCTTCAAAAGAAGCTGAGTTATCTAAAAGCTTTCGTCACGTTAGCTGCAAAGCGGTGCATTGAGCATGAGAGGATGAAGGATCTCTTCACTCATGCTGAGGATGTAGCTTACAGTGCCCTACACCTATGTTTCTTTGTGGCAGCCTACAATATGGAGGAGGATGATGACCTGCAGGCACGTGTGTTAGATTGTGAGTTCTCTAAATTGCGGGAAAGGATAAGTCCTTTTAGGCCTGAACTGAGGCAGATTTATCTGAGCCTCTTGATAGGGTCAAAGTCATCACAATCCGAGACTACAATGAGTGTCAATTTTATATCTGATTTTGTTTATGGTCTCAAAGAGGATCTGGAAGAGCTGCTAAGCCGTGATGCCAGCTTAAAAGTTACCTTTGATGATCGAATTCCATGGCTCCAACAAGGACTTTCTTACCTTTTTCGATTTCTCCTCGACATTGTATCAGAACGCATTCCACTCGGGGAATTCAATTCTCTTCAACCACATATCGAAGCTCTGGCCATTGAGGCAGCAATTGTGATCTACTCCTCCTGCTACAATGAGGATATGGACCTGAAAACTACTGAAATAGACCATGTGCTTTTTCTTTTGCAACTGAAGTTTAACCATGTCACAGTAGATGTCCATCTGATTAAGCTACTAAACAGTGAAGCTGCCATAATAGCTCCTCTGGGAAATTTGATTGACTATGTTCGAGAAGAGCTGGCACTCTTGGGAACTTTTCTCATGGTTTTATTGGACCAGTGCAAAGAGCAACCTAAGATAACTGATTTTTTGACCCTCATTCAGTCTGTGACTGACCAAGCATGGTCAGTCGTTGATTCTCTTTCTCATTACTCGATGCAAGAAGACTTGGCCTGGAAAATTAATCGCCTGCATTTTGAATTGCTTCTTAAGTTCAAGTTTATTAGGGCAGCGAGTAGGCAGATGTGTCTCGACATTTCTGCATCGTCGACACTGAACCATCCTACAATAAATCTGCTGAACTTTCTTCCTCTTAACTTTGAGGTCATTGATACTTATTTCAGCATGCTAAAATCCTCAAAGGCACCATCCTCTCAGAGCCCCAAGATGGATGAGATTTTGATGGGGTTTCGTGAATATATTCTTGATACTCTACTACTGAAGGATGAAACTTATTTGACGTTTACTGTTGCAAATAAGATTAAAAAATATTACTATGGGTTGTTGCTCCTGGTAATGTATCTTGTTGACCCTCCAGTTCAGAGCATTGGATGCATGAAGCAGAATGATTTCTTGACAGGATTTGGAACTACTGCAATTGATGCTGAATCTGCTATCTGTTTAATTTATGAGGATGCTGTGGACAACAACAAAAGTAGGAAGGTCAATCTTGTTCTTCAGTTTTTGACGCTAACTTTAAAGCTTATCAAGTCGGAGGGAAGGTTGATGGATTTACTAAAGCACAAAGCCACTTTGAAAGCTGAAATTCTTGATCTGATTGAAAGTGCTCATGAAGAGCATATTTTCCTCAGAGCTTTTCTCATGGATGTTCTCACGCAACACACAGAGCTTAATGAATTGCATGATCTCTTAATGCATGCTGAAGGGACTGCCCACAAGTTAGGACAAATCATTGGTTCTTGTTATGAAAGTTTCAAGGATGGGAGCAGCACTCAGAAAATGAGCTTTTCATTATCTGATTCGCTACAAGAGATTGAGTCTGTCAAGGTAGAATTCAGAAAAATAtgctttcatcttctggatacaTCACCTTGCAACATGACAGATGGAGAAGGCCTtattaatttcttattaaatcaCCAGGACATGTTTCTCAACTATGATGCTTGTTCAATCTCTTTTCTCAAGAACCAGATCCTAGTAGTCAAAGACAAATCAGAGCACTTGGGCTCTTTTCTTGCCGATATTGTACAGTACCGCGATATGCATCAAGAACTCAAAGACCTCATGAAACGTGTTCTAGATATAAAGTATGTCTGTTTCTTCCCCGTCAAGGGTCATAGACCCACTTGGTATTACATGTTATATACCTCTGATGTCAAGCAATTGCTTAAGTATATTGATGTAGAGGTCAAAACGATTTGTCTAAAAGTTCCATATTCGTTAGGTTATAGCTTCCCAAAGACAAATGAGTTAGGATTTGTCAATTGTTTCTTGGGAAAATTGGAGGATTTGCTACGTTCTAAGCTTGATTCAGTTATCGACTTAAAGCGTCAGATTGAATCAGTCCAGGAGGGTTTATTGTGTCTAAGATCATTGACTGACCATCTTGTAGAAAGCTTAGATGAGCGTTATGAACGTTGTGGTCTTATAACAAGCGTTACTGAAATGGCATACATGGCAGAGTATGTCATTGACTCATGCTTGGCCTGTTCTCATCCACTCTGGTACAAAGTTCTTTGGATTTCTGAAGTTGCTGAGAATATTAAGCTTGAATATCAAGTTGTTAGTGAGACTTGTGGAAGAAATAAGATAGATGTGACAATGCACAAAGTTGCAAAGAGCCCCATAAATCTTACACCATCTTTATCAGCTAATACCCCAAGAACAAATGAAGAAATGGAAGGTTTTCAGGAGGCAATGGACAAAATAAAGAAGCAGCTTCTTGGAGGATCATCTCAGCTAGATATTATCTCCATAGTTGGTATGGCTGGAATTGGGAAGACCACACTTGCCGAGAAGATTTACCATGATCTCATAGTTACCTCTCACTTTGATGTTCACGGTAAGTGTCGTGTGACTCAGGTATATTCATGGAAAGAATTGCTGCTTACCATCTTGAGTGATGTTCTTCACCCTGCTGATCGTTCTGAAAAAGAAGACAGTGAATTAGCTACCGAGCTGCGTCAAGTTTTGTTAACCAAGAGATTCTTAATTCTCATTGACGATGTGTGGGATAAAACCGCATGGGACAATTTATACATGTGCTTTAGAGATGCTCATAGTGGGAGTAGAATTATTCTAACGACCCGGCTGACTGAGATTGCcaattatgctaaatgtcaaagcAATCCCCATCATCTTCGTTTATTCAGAGATGACGAGAGTTGGACATTATTACAGGAAGAGGTGTTTCAAGGGGAGAGCTGTCCACCTGAACTTGTAGATGTGGGATCTCGAATATCAAAATGTTGTGGAGGGTTGCCTCTCTTCATTGTGATAGTTGCTGGTGTTCTGAAAGAGAAAGAGAACAAACAAGATATGTGGAAAGAAGTAGAGAAAACTCTAGGTTCACATAACAGTGGTAGCTCGGAAGAGAGCATGTCTTTAATTGGATTCAGTTATAAGAATTTACCACAACACCTAAAGCCCTGTTTTCTCTATTTTGGAGGATTTTTGAAGGGCAAGGATATTCATGCCTCCAAGTTGACTCGGCTGTGGCAAGCTGAAGGGTTTGTACAAGCAAACAAGGAAAAAAGAACAGAAGATGCCGCACAATATTTTTTTGAAGATCTTATTAGTAGAAATCTAATAATTGCCATGGAGAAGAGACCCAACGACAAGGTGAAAAAGTGCCGCATTCATGATCTCTTGCACAATTTCTGCTTGGAAAAGGCCAAACAAGAAAATTTCCTCAACCAAATAAATAG ACGAGAGGATATTCTTCCTGAAAAGCCCGAGGACTACCGGTTGTTCATTCATTCTTACCAGGATGAGATTGATTTATGGCGGCCATGTCGCTCGAACGCCCGCTCTTTACAGTTCAAAGTGACAGATCCAGATAACTTGTTATGGCCACGTGACATCTCCTTCATCTTTGAAAGCTTCAAGCTTGTTAAGGTGTTGGATTTGGATTCCCTCAACATTGGTGGTACATTTCCCAGTGAAGTACAGTTTCTAATTCATTTGAGGTACTTTGCTGTTCAAACTGATGCAAATTCAATTCCTTCATTTATTGCTAAGCTATGGAATCTTGAAACTTTTGTGGTAAGGGGATTGGGAGGAGAGGTGATATTACCTTATTCTCTTCTGAAGATGGTCAAATTGAGGCATATTCTTGTAAAGCGTCGTGTTTCATTTAGTTTGCACGAGAACATGAGGGAATCACTTTCTAACTGTCAATTAAATGACCTGGAAACCTTTTCCACTCCACGTCTCTCTTATGGTGAAGAGGCAGAGATGATTTTGAGACAGATGCCAAATTTGAGAAAGTTGAGCTGTATATTTTCGGGGACATTTGGTTATTCAGATAAAGTGAAAGGAAGGTGTGTTCTTTTTCCCAGACTAGAGTTTCTAATTCATCTTGAATCCCTCAAGCTGGTTTCCAATAGCTATCCAGCTAAACTTCCTCATGAGTTTAGTTTCCCCTCAAAACTAAGGGAATTGACTTTGTCCAAGTTTCGTCTACCTTGGTCCGCAATTTCTACCATTGGAGAATTGCCTAACTTGGAGATTCTGAATTTACTTTTCAGAGATTTTGAAGGGAATCAATGGGAAGTGAAAGATTCAGAGTTCCCTAAACTCAAATACTTAAATTTGGACAATATCAACATTTCACAGTGGTCTGTCTACGATGATGCTTTTCCTATGATTGAACATTTGGTTTTAACCAAGTGTGAGCGGCTTGAGGAAATCCCTTCTCATTTTGGTGATGCTATATCTCTAAAAAGCATTGAGGTAAACAGGTGTTGCTGGTCTGTTGCCAAATCGGCCGTGGAAATTCGAACAACGCATCATGATACCATGGGAAATAATGCGTTGACAGTTACTATACAGCCTCCACATTGA
- the LOC104105361 gene encoding putative late blight resistance protein homolog R1B-23 isoform X1, translating into MAKECFYVQVALDLVRDKHLDSSTDNQFKNVADQLKHVFPSLVAVEKAHPENGISVQLRALFMEALHEIGTICSHMNDQAGETSDTIGMISKLLNMIQLENIAERIKASKPSRSSSLIIIEMVGSVVALLDCFGIILCLLLLKHHNAPSTFVLQKKLSYLKAFVTLAAKRCIEHERMKDLFTHAEDVAYSALHLCFFVAAYNMEEDDDLQARVLDCEFSKLRERISPFRPELRQIYLSLLIGSKSSQSETTMSVNFISDFVYGLKEDLEELLSRDASLKVTFDDRIPWLQQGLSYLFRFLLDIVSERIPLGEFNSLQPHIEALAIEAAIVIYSSCYNEDMDLKTTEIDHVLFLLQLKFNHVTVDVHLIKLLNSEAAIIAPLGNLIDYVREELALLGTFLMVLLDQCKEQPKITDFLTLIQSVTDQAWSVVDSLSHYSMQEDLAWKINRLHFELLLKFKFIRAASRQMCLDISASSTLNHPTINLLNFLPLNFEVIDTYFSMLKSSKAPSSQSPKMDEILMGFREYILDTLLLKDETYLTFTVANKIKKYYYGLLLLVMYLVDPPVQSIGCMKQNDFLTGFGTTAIDAESAICLIYEDAVDNNKSRKVNLVLQFLTLTLKLIKSEGRLMDLLKHKATLKAEILDLIESAHEEHIFLRAFLMDVLTQHTELNELHDLLMHAEGTAHKLGQIIGSCYESFKDGSSTQKMSFSLSDSLQEIESVKVEFRKICFHLLDTSPCNMTDGEGLINFLLNHQDMFLNYDACSISFLKNQILVVKDKSEHLGSFLADIVQYRDMHQELKDLMKRVLDIKYVCFFPVKGHRPTWYYMLYTSDVKQLLKYIDVEVKTICLKVPYSLGYSFPKTNELGFVNCFLGKLEDLLRSKLDSVIDLKRQIESVQEGLLCLRSLTDHLVESLDERYERCGLITSVTEMAYMAEYVIDSCLACSHPLWYKVLWISEVAENIKLEYQVVSETCGRNKIDVTMHKVAKSPINLTPSLSANTPRTNEEMEGFQEAMDKIKKQLLGGSSQLDIISIVGMAGIGKTTLAEKIYHDLIVTSHFDVHGKCRVTQVYSWKELLLTILSDVLHPADRSEKEDSELATELRQVLLTKRFLILIDDVWDKTAWDNLYMCFRDAHSGSRIILTTRLTEIANYAKCQSNPHHLRLFRDDESWTLLQEEVFQGESCPPELVDVGSRISKCCGGLPLFIVIVAGVLKEKENKQDMWKEVEKTLGSHNSGSSEESMSLIGFSYKNLPQHLKPCFLYFGGFLKGKDIHASKLTRLWQAEGFVQANKEKRTEDAAQYFFEDLISRNLIIAMEKRPNDKVKKCRIHDLLHNFCLEKAKQENFLNQINRREDILPEKPEDYRLFIHSYQDEIDLWRPCRSNARSLQFKVTDPDNLLWPRDISFIFESFKLVKVLDLDSLNIGGTFPSEVQFLIHLRYFAVQTDANSIPSFIAKLWNLETFVVRGLGGEVILPYSLLKMVKLRHILVKRRVSFSLHENMRESLSNCQLNDLETFSTPRLSYGEEAEMILRQMPNLRKLSCIFSGTFGYSDKVKGRCVLFPRLEFLIHLESLKLVSNSYPAKLPHEFSFPSKLRELTLSKFRLPWSAISTIGELPNLEILNLLFRDFEGNQWEVKDSEFPKLKYLNLDNINISQWSVYDDAFPMIEHLVLTKCERLEEIPSHFGDAISLKSIEVNRCCWSVAKSAVEIRTTHHDTMGNNALTVTIQPPH; encoded by the exons ATGGCCAAGGAGTGTTTCTATGTGCAAGTTGCCTTAGACCTTGTGAGGGACAAGCATTTAGATAGTTCGACGGATAATCAATTTAAAAATGTTGCGGATCAGCTAAAACATGTATTTCCCTCTCTTGTAGCTGTGGAGAAGGCTCACCCTGAAAATGGGATATCTGTACAACTTAGGGCCCTATTTATGGAGGCTCTTCATGAAATTGGTACAATATGTTCTCACATGAATGATCAAGCTGGCGAGACAAGTGACACCATTGGAATGATTTCAAAGTTGCTGAACATGATTCAACTGGAGAATATTGCTGAACGAATTAAAGCTTCAAAGCCATCAAGATCATCTAGCCTAATCATAATCGAAATGGTGGGGTCTGTCGTAGCTTTGCTTGATTGTTTTGGTATTATACTGTGCTTACTTCTTTTAAAGCATCATAATGCTCCTTCCACATTTGTGCTTCAAAAGAAGCTGAGTTATCTAAAAGCTTTCGTCACGTTAGCTGCAAAGCGGTGCATTGAGCATGAGAGGATGAAGGATCTCTTCACTCATGCTGAGGATGTAGCTTACAGTGCCCTACACCTATGTTTCTTTGTGGCAGCCTACAATATGGAGGAGGATGATGACCTGCAGGCACGTGTGTTAGATTGTGAGTTCTCTAAATTGCGGGAAAGGATAAGTCCTTTTAGGCCTGAACTGAGGCAGATTTATCTGAGCCTCTTGATAGGGTCAAAGTCATCACAATCCGAGACTACAATGAGTGTCAATTTTATATCTGATTTTGTTTATGGTCTCAAAGAGGATCTGGAAGAGCTGCTAAGCCGTGATGCCAGCTTAAAAGTTACCTTTGATGATCGAATTCCATGGCTCCAACAAGGACTTTCTTACCTTTTTCGATTTCTCCTCGACATTGTATCAGAACGCATTCCACTCGGGGAATTCAATTCTCTTCAACCACATATCGAAGCTCTGGCCATTGAGGCAGCAATTGTGATCTACTCCTCCTGCTACAATGAGGATATGGACCTGAAAACTACTGAAATAGACCATGTGCTTTTTCTTTTGCAACTGAAGTTTAACCATGTCACAGTAGATGTCCATCTGATTAAGCTACTAAACAGTGAAGCTGCCATAATAGCTCCTCTGGGAAATTTGATTGACTATGTTCGAGAAGAGCTGGCACTCTTGGGAACTTTTCTCATGGTTTTATTGGACCAGTGCAAAGAGCAACCTAAGATAACTGATTTTTTGACCCTCATTCAGTCTGTGACTGACCAAGCATGGTCAGTCGTTGATTCTCTTTCTCATTACTCGATGCAAGAAGACTTGGCCTGGAAAATTAATCGCCTGCATTTTGAATTGCTTCTTAAGTTCAAGTTTATTAGGGCAGCGAGTAGGCAGATGTGTCTCGACATTTCTGCATCGTCGACACTGAACCATCCTACAATAAATCTGCTGAACTTTCTTCCTCTTAACTTTGAGGTCATTGATACTTATTTCAGCATGCTAAAATCCTCAAAGGCACCATCCTCTCAGAGCCCCAAGATGGATGAGATTTTGATGGGGTTTCGTGAATATATTCTTGATACTCTACTACTGAAGGATGAAACTTATTTGACGTTTACTGTTGCAAATAAGATTAAAAAATATTACTATGGGTTGTTGCTCCTGGTAATGTATCTTGTTGACCCTCCAGTTCAGAGCATTGGATGCATGAAGCAGAATGATTTCTTGACAGGATTTGGAACTACTGCAATTGATGCTGAATCTGCTATCTGTTTAATTTATGAGGATGCTGTGGACAACAACAAAAGTAGGAAGGTCAATCTTGTTCTTCAGTTTTTGACGCTAACTTTAAAGCTTATCAAGTCGGAGGGAAGGTTGATGGATTTACTAAAGCACAAAGCCACTTTGAAAGCTGAAATTCTTGATCTGATTGAAAGTGCTCATGAAGAGCATATTTTCCTCAGAGCTTTTCTCATGGATGTTCTCACGCAACACACAGAGCTTAATGAATTGCATGATCTCTTAATGCATGCTGAAGGGACTGCCCACAAGTTAGGACAAATCATTGGTTCTTGTTATGAAAGTTTCAAGGATGGGAGCAGCACTCAGAAAATGAGCTTTTCATTATCTGATTCGCTACAAGAGATTGAGTCTGTCAAGGTAGAATTCAGAAAAATAtgctttcatcttctggatacaTCACCTTGCAACATGACAGATGGAGAAGGCCTtattaatttcttattaaatcaCCAGGACATGTTTCTCAACTATGATGCTTGTTCAATCTCTTTTCTCAAGAACCAGATCCTAGTAGTCAAAGACAAATCAGAGCACTTGGGCTCTTTTCTTGCCGATATTGTACAGTACCGCGATATGCATCAAGAACTCAAAGACCTCATGAAACGTGTTCTAGATATAAAGTATGTCTGTTTCTTCCCCGTCAAGGGTCATAGACCCACTTGGTATTACATGTTATATACCTCTGATGTCAAGCAATTGCTTAAGTATATTGATGTAGAGGTCAAAACGATTTGTCTAAAAGTTCCATATTCGTTAGGTTATAGCTTCCCAAAGACAAATGAGTTAGGATTTGTCAATTGTTTCTTGGGAAAATTGGAGGATTTGCTACGTTCTAAGCTTGATTCAGTTATCGACTTAAAGCGTCAGATTGAATCAGTCCAGGAGGGTTTATTGTGTCTAAGATCATTGACTGACCATCTTGTAGAAAGCTTAGATGAGCGTTATGAACGTTGTGGTCTTATAACAAGCGTTACTGAAATGGCATACATGGCAGAGTATGTCATTGACTCATGCTTGGCCTGTTCTCATCCACTCTGGTACAAAGTTCTTTGGATTTCTGAAGTTGCTGAGAATATTAAGCTTGAATATCAAGTTGTTAGTGAGACTTGTGGAAGAAATAAGATAGATGTGACAATGCACAAAGTTGCAAAGAGCCCCATAAATCTTACACCATCTTTATCAGCTAATACCCCAAGAACAAATGAAGAAATGGAAGGTTTTCAGGAGGCAATGGACAAAATAAAGAAGCAGCTTCTTGGAGGATCATCTCAGCTAGATATTATCTCCATAGTTGGTATGGCTGGAATTGGGAAGACCACACTTGCCGAGAAGATTTACCATGATCTCATAGTTACCTCTCACTTTGATGTTCACGGTAAGTGTCGTGTGACTCAGGTATATTCATGGAAAGAATTGCTGCTTACCATCTTGAGTGATGTTCTTCACCCTGCTGATCGTTCTGAAAAAGAAGACAGTGAATTAGCTACCGAGCTGCGTCAAGTTTTGTTAACCAAGAGATTCTTAATTCTCATTGACGATGTGTGGGATAAAACCGCATGGGACAATTTATACATGTGCTTTAGAGATGCTCATAGTGGGAGTAGAATTATTCTAACGACCCGGCTGACTGAGATTGCcaattatgctaaatgtcaaagcAATCCCCATCATCTTCGTTTATTCAGAGATGACGAGAGTTGGACATTATTACAGGAAGAGGTGTTTCAAGGGGAGAGCTGTCCACCTGAACTTGTAGATGTGGGATCTCGAATATCAAAATGTTGTGGAGGGTTGCCTCTCTTCATTGTGATAGTTGCTGGTGTTCTGAAAGAGAAAGAGAACAAACAAGATATGTGGAAAGAAGTAGAGAAAACTCTAGGTTCACATAACAGTGGTAGCTCGGAAGAGAGCATGTCTTTAATTGGATTCAGTTATAAGAATTTACCACAACACCTAAAGCCCTGTTTTCTCTATTTTGGAGGATTTTTGAAGGGCAAGGATATTCATGCCTCCAAGTTGACTCGGCTGTGGCAAGCTGAAGGGTTTGTACAAGCAAACAAGGAAAAAAGAACAGAAGATGCCGCACAATATTTTTTTGAAGATCTTATTAGTAGAAATCTAATAATTGCCATGGAGAAGAGACCCAACGACAAGGTGAAAAAGTGCCGCATTCATGATCTCTTGCACAATTTCTGCTTGGAAAAGGCCAAACAAGAAAATTTCCTCAACCAAATAAATAG ACGAGAGGATATTCTTCCTGAAAAGCCCGAGGACTACCGGTTGTTCATTCATTCTTACCAGGATGAGATTGATTTATGGCGGCCATGTCGCTCGAACGCCCGCTCTTTACAGTTCAAAGTGACAGATCCAGATAACTTGTTATGGCCACGTGACATCTCCTTCATCTTTGAAAGCTTCAAGCTTGTTAAGGTGTTGGATTTGGATTCCCTCAACATTGGTGGTACATTTCCCAGTGAAGTACAGTTTCTAATTCATTTGAGGTACTTTGCTGTTCAAACTGATGCAAATTCAATTCCTTCATTTATTGCTAAGCTATGGAATCTTGAAACTTTTGTGGTAAGGGGATTGGGAGGAGAGGTGATATTACCTTATTCTCTTCTGAAGATGGTCAAATTGAGGCATATTCTTGTAAAGCGTCGTGTTTCATTTAGTTTGCACGAGAACATGAGGGAATCACTTTCTAACTGTCAATTAAATGACCTGGAAACCTTTTCCACTCCACGTCTCTCTTATGGTGAAGAGGCAGAGATGATTTTGAGACAGATGCCAAATTTGAGAAAGTTGAGCTGTATATTTTCGGGGACATTTGGTTATTCAGATAAAGTGAAAGGAAGGTGTGTTCTTTTTCCCAGACTAGAGTTTCTAATTCATCTTGAATCCCTCAAGCTGGTTTCCAATAGCTATCCAGCTAAACTTCCTCATGAGTTTAGTTTCCCCTCAAAACTAAGGGAATTGACTTTGTCCAAGTTTCGTCTACCTTGGTCCGCAATTTCTACCATTGGAGAATTGCCTAACTTGGAGATTCTGAATTTACTTTTCAGAGATTTTGAAGGGAATCAATGGGAAGTGAAAGATTCAGAGTTCCCTAAACTCAAATACTTAAATTTGGACAATATCAACATTTCACAGTGGTCTGTCTACGATGATGCTTTTCCTATGATTGAACATTTGGTTTTAACCAAGTGTGAGCGGCTTGAGGAAATCCCTTCTCATTTTGGTGATGCTATATCTCTAAAAAGCATTGAGGTAAACAGGTGTTGCTGGTCTGTTGCCAAATCGGCCGTGGAAATTCGAACAACGCATCATGATACCATGGGAAATAATGCGTTGACAGTTACTATACAGCCTCCACATTGA